The following is a genomic window from Bombus pyrosoma isolate SC7728 linkage group LG5, ASM1482585v1, whole genome shotgun sequence.
ATCTTATACGTTTTCAAATTAACGATGAACAAAAGAATTTTCCcttaaatatctttcaaaaagTAACATTCAGAAAAGCATaggatataattatttaatttcattcctcaactttttatattatttcattcgttataggaaaatagaaatgaagATGCTCGCGTTCATAAAAAAAACATGCAAAACAGAACAGTTGCAAAAAAACTATGAAAATAGTTGaacatgataaaaattttacataaaatctaggaagaaaaatatgaaatgaaaaatccaTCAATACGGGAAAGGGGAAGGAACATTGGAAAACAGAGATATCGGTCCATCTCTCTCCATAGTCAGCTGATTTCAGTCAATGAGACACCAGTGTTTCATTTCATAGTGTTTGTGCGATAGTCAGAATTCTATGTTTGCGGgcgtgcgtgtgtgtatgcgtgtgtAGTTGCATccaaaggaaaatattacgcAGCTAGAACCCCGTTATATCCGAATCACCGTATTATGTTAAGGATCATTGCACCAAAGTGGACACGTGTTGGAAAGATGGAATTCACGTGGATAAATTGCTATTCCTACACTGTGCCCGAATAACAGGCCTAATAACGAGACGCATGACGAGAGTTACTTTCGAAAATTCCATGCCTTTCATAGATTAGATTGTCAAACGTGGGTAGAAAATATGTCTTGGTTGGGATGCATTCCTTGGTCTCAAGGGATCAAGAAACGAGCTTGCAGGTATCTCCTACAACGATATCTGGGTCAATTTTTGGAGGAAAAATTGACATTGGATCAGCTCACTGTAGATCTGTACAATGGAACTGGTCGTGTAACCAATGTCAGCCTTGATGTACAGGTactgttattttctttgttttatgtttctttgTTAGCCCTCagctaaaaataaagataaggCAATTACTTTAGGCCATGCGTGAAGTTATTTGTTTGCCTATAATGACATTTAAAAGTGagtaaaaagatttataaatatgcatgtgaattttttttgtaacagGCCCTTAACGAAATGGGAGAGCAACAACAACTTCCATTAGAATTTGTTGATGGTTTTGTATCAGAAATGTCTGTTAGCATACCATGGTCAGCTTTGCTTAGCGAAGCTAGTTATGTAGAAGTTACCAGTTTAAGATTAACCGTTCAGCCTAGACAGAGGGCAAAAACTGGAACTTCAATGTTTGAGTCTATGTGGAGCTCTATGACATCCAGCATGCAACTTGCACAAGAGTGCTTACAGGAAGATGCAAAAAATGCTGGAAATTCACAGCCATTAGAAGGAGTTGAATTGTTTGCACAAACAATAGATTCAAGTAAGAATTTGCAAATGTTTTAGAAAAATGGTGATGAGATGTTGTTAGaatacatataacatttatGTATTTCAGTTTTATGTAGAGTGAAAGTAAGATTTATAGATACTGTAATACGTTTGGAACATGTGCCACTAGATTCGTCAACGGGGGTTGCAatagaaatgtttataaaaaatcttGAATATTCAGATGAAGCAGGCTTAGATCCAAGCAGTACTTCATTAGACCCTAGTCAATCAACAAAAGGATATGTTGTGTCAGCATTCACAACAAAAAGGTTTTATTTAGAAGGTGTGACATTTCACACAGATGAATTTCCATCTCGAGCGAGAACTTTCTCTAGAAGCATTATAACAACAAGCAGAGGTTCTACACCAGATTCTAAAGTAACATCTTTTACTAGAtctaacaagaaaaatatgtgaCTGAAAATTTTTTGAGGAAGTTTTTCTTTACAGAATTCAGATGGTCATTTTTCTTCTGCACAAATATCTCCTACTCAAAATATGCAAACTCCTCCAGaagcaaatattattaataatttaagcGAATCAAATCCTATAATGTTTGCTAAATTAGCAGGCAGACAGgaaataagattaaaattaaagcaaGGAGAGGGTGTTTCAGGACCAAAGGTAaaacttaattattaatttggtttattcaatataaaaaagaataatagctttaaattataatgtgtTTGGTATGAAATGAAAGAGAACTAATTACTTCAGGTAGAGTTAGAAGTGACATTGGGATCCTTTACTTCATTTTTAAGTCCACGGCAAGTGCATGTGTTATTGGAATTAGGGCATGGACTTGCTTCTCCAGATTTAGAAGATGTTAGTAATGTTGCGCCAAGAGCGTGTACGGAAAAGCCTATGGCTGGTAGTGACTTTAATCGCGTCGAACGAGAACTTATTCATCAAATACATCCAACTCAAGGATTACGTTCTATGGTATACTATAAAAGTTGTAATAGtgcaatttcaaaaagttGGAAAGgatatattatgtttaaaaaaattttctaacagGATTTAAGGCATGCACAAGGATGGTCGACGGCATCTTTAGATGAGTCAGATAATAAAGACGAGTTTTTACCGATGCGGTTACCTGGTTCAACATCAATGAATGATTCGATCACAAGCAATAATATTAGCATGGACGGGAGTATATTATCTAGTAGtattagtttaaaaaattcagcaACAAATTTACCAAAGCAACAGAAACACAGGCATAGTGTGGATAATAGTCCATCTGCAGAAACATCTCATTTTCACGTAAGGGTATCTTCCATAGCTGTAATCCTACTACACGAAGACATACTAACCACGTGCGTAGAAGGAGGTGGTTTAACGTGTTCCAGTATACGTCAGATGAAAAATTCGGCGgacgaatttttcaaacaattagGAATGTTCAGAGCTGGAGGATATGGAAACAAAGACTTTGATAAGGCATCAAAAGTACTCTTAGAAGCTTGCCATTTAAGTCATATTAGGTATCTAAAATTAGTATATgacaaatgaaatatgaaatctcGAATTAAGTCCTTTATTGCTTATTATAGATTACTTGCTGCGCCGTTAGTAAttgaaggaagagaaaaaaatgtttcatggTTCTCTGTAGTATCTGGGACACTAACTTTAGCTAGCTTAGAAATTGTAGAATGTTTAATTGATTCAAATAATTCTGGAGCAAACACGACTCCACCAACTGAATTTGTTGAACTGCTTACATTTCCAAAGGAGGATTCAACGAATTTTGGCTTCACTAATAAAACAgactttaaaatgaaatttaaatatgtagaGCATATTGAAAATACAGGATATGCTCAACTATTGAAATGTGCAGATCCACATACAACAATTGAGTAAGTATAAGTATACATATGTTTGAAACATGTCAGTTTAACTTAATTTCAtcacatttttccttttagtaTCGAATTGGAACCGTGCAAAAGTGAAGTGGATATAACTATTGTAGATAGGATATGTGCCCTACTTAATCCGCAACCTATTTGCGTTTGTAATACTGTATCTAGTAATAAGAATACTGTAAGTTACCAGTttgtattattactatattaatttactaaacTGCGCagtttccattattttcttactatataatttttagaatcagcaaactttattttatcaagCCATAGAAAGTCCCACTTTGTCAGACTTTGCTGCTATGATAAACGTATCTTCGTCGcaatgtacaataaaattaaggTAATTTACATACACGTACACAGAAATAAAGAtccattgaaattataaaacatttcatgtacaataatttaaaaataggtTTCCAATACCAGATTTGAGACCTTTGCACGATATGAATCGGGCACCATGGTGGAAGAGATCGGTGAGAACAGATTACATGATTTTGAAAATGACAGATGCACAAATTCATTCTCGCCCGcattcaattttctcgaagaaTCGTCCGCATTCTGTGaaaaaacatttcgaaattcaaTTCCGAAAGTTACTGCTTTCGTATGCAGAAACGGAGACAGACGTTCCATTAAATATAGGCAAAGTTACAACtcatgaaaaaaataatgcatCATGTCAACAAGTTAACGAAGGATTTGATTGGGCTAGAATAGTTATTACAATCTATCCACAACGTTTAAGCGACCAGCTGGAGGATAGCTCTGAAGGAGAGCCAGATTCTAGTTTCGATGAAACTCTAGAAAATACGCCTAAACATCAGCCATCTCCGTTCAGTTCAAAGCGTGTTATTCATGAATCTGATACCCCTCATTCGAAACCCCCTACACAAGGCGACAAGAATGATTCAGAACAAAGGTTTGCATgatagtattttttaatttacgaaaGCATGACGCGACATATATCTGACTCTATGGATTCAACAGAGAGGGCGAAGAATTAATCATACCAGGAAGTCGAGAAGAGATGTTAGAGTTTATGGACGAAGGCATCCGTAGTTCCAGAatacaattagaaattaacTTCCCGTGTGTTTCCGTCCAAATACCATCGAAACATCTGTATGAATTGCTATACAATAGATTCAATACTGATCTTTTTTTATGGAAACCATCAGCGCCAAGACCGAAGTATGGTACGCACATGGAAAATCACATAGGTCTCGATTTGGCATCTACCTTGTTGCAAGAATCTGTTTATCCTAGGTAACCAACATTGAAAGcagataatataatttttatatattcgattaaaaagatttataattttctgtctTAAGATTTAGCACGTGTAAAAGCAGGATTCAGTATGATTCCGATTCGGACTCGGAGGAAGGgggtatattttattctgcaGCCGACAAACATTATAGGCAGCATCAAAACAACATGTCAAGGAATGGTCAGAGCAATCTAGCACTAATTTTGAATATAGATCAAGGTCTTCTCTGTATGTATACTCCTGTTCGTGACTCAATGCGTAACGTCATCCCTGGGCAACAAGGcgaattaataattcgattaGAAGATACGACGATATTTTCGGTAACCGCGTACAAAGGAAATTCAAATCTGGGTTACGTTTGCGCCATGATAAGGGGGATGTCTTTGGATCATTGTGGATTAATGACGACTCCTTTGCAACCACCGTCACTGAGACCTATTAATAGCGACATTCCGCAACATTGTCAAAACACTATATATAAAAGCGGGCTAAACGAGAACGTAATGGGAACAAACAATAATGATGACATGGTGATGCTCGCTATTAGGATACAAGCTGCTCATCAAACGCACCGTATTAAAgtttgttccttctttttctcttttttctttcttttttcttttaaacttcgaataaaattatcattttcattaatcgATTGAATAATCATAAGTTGTTTTGAAATAGACTTTCAGAGTAGCGGTAGGCATTGCAAATGCTACATTAAGGCATAGAATGTGTAACACTGGCACATCATGGTTTACACAGTTAACAGATTGTTTGGACGTAGCCGATCATCCTGTTGCTGGATATTCTCCACCAGGAATATTAACAGAATTACACTTGCATCTTTGGAATTGCACGGTCGATTACAGGTTCTTATATTCATTGACTTAAGCAATATTCACTAAGCACAATAATGTAATAGGGAACTCACATGATTTCAGACCAATCCATCTGCCGTTAAGGTCAATGGTAACTCTTGGTAATTTTAGTGTTTCCAGCAATATTGCTGCGCATACAAACACTTCGACATTACGTTTTATAGCAGAAGATATTGCCTTGTTCATATCTAACAAATTAGGGAAAGGTGTGGATCTTCGTCGGGATTATGTGTGCGTAATGGACGTAGGATTATTTGAATTGTCGCTgagattaaacgataaaatgtGCGGTGGTGCACCTAGAGTGGATTTAAGGGCAAGCAATAACATGTTGCACGTTCGGACTTGCTCAGATTCTGCACGTGCTCTTATTCAATTGTTAACTTATTTTGCCAATGATGGAGATCTTTTGCCGAACATGGAAACCGCCGAAAGTAGTATTACCGTACCAAGTTCTGGCGACGAAGAAAGTCTTCTAGGGAATGAGTGTATTAACACTCTTAGTAAGAGTCAAGTTGAACGTGTTAACAGTTTGATGAAAGAGGCAATGGAAGAAACAGTAAAAGGTAATATCAAGTGGTATAAGAGGAAACATCCtatatctattatttcgtAAGAATCATGTTGTAGGAATACCTTCGAATACAGACGGTAATACGTTAGTGGATGAGAATCAGGTGGAAGTGTTTTTCTTTCCCGACGAGTCTCGTCCTGCTTCACAGACAGTACCTGAAATGTGTAAAAGTTC
Proteins encoded in this region:
- the LOC122567933 gene encoding autophagy-related protein 2 homolog B produces the protein MSWLGCIPWSQGIKKRACRYLLQRYLGQFLEEKLTLDQLTVDLYNGTGRVTNVSLDVQALNEMGEQQQLPLEFVDGFVSEMSVSIPWSALLSEASYVEVTSLRLTVQPRQRAKTGTSMFESMWSSMTSSMQLAQECLQEDAKNAGNSQPLEGVELFAQTIDSILCRVKVRFIDTVIRLEHVPLDSSTGVAIEMFIKNLEYSDEAGLDPSSTSLDPSQSTKGYVVSAFTTKRFYLEGVTFHTDEFPSRARTFSRSIITTSRGSTPDSKNSDGHFSSAQISPTQNMQTPPEANIINNLSESNPIMFAKLAGRQEIRLKLKQGEGVSGPKVELEVTLGSFTSFLSPRQVHVLLELGHGLASPDLEDVSNVAPRACTEKPMAGSDFNRVERELIHQIHPTQGLRSMDLRHAQGWSTASLDESDNKDEFLPMRLPGSTSMNDSITSNNISMDGSILSSSISLKNSATNLPKQQKHRHSVDNSPSAETSHFHVRVSSIAVILLHEDILTTCVEGGGLTCSSIRQMKNSADEFFKQLGMFRAGGYGNKDFDKASKVLLEACHLSHIRLLAAPLVIEGREKNVSWFSVVSGTLTLASLEIVECLIDSNNSGANTTPPTEFVELLTFPKEDSTNFGFTNKTDFKMKFKYVEHIENTGYAQLLKCADPHTTIDIELEPCKSEVDITIVDRICALLNPQPICVCNTVSSNKNTNQQTLFYQAIESPTLSDFAAMINVSSSQCTIKLRFPIPDLRPLHDMNRAPWWKRSVRTDYMILKMTDAQIHSRPHSIFSKNRPHSVKKHFEIQFRKLLLSYAETETDVPLNIGKVTTHEKNNASCQQVNEGFDWARIVITIYPQRLSDQLEDSSEGEPDSSFDETLENTPKHQPSPFSSKRVIHESDTPHSKPPTQGDKNDSEQREGEELIIPGSREEMLEFMDEGIRSSRIQLEINFPCVSVQIPSKHLYELLYNRFNTDLFLWKPSAPRPKYGTHMENHIGLDLASTLLQESVYPRFSTCKSRIQYDSDSDSEEGGIFYSAADKHYRQHQNNMSRNGQSNLALILNIDQGLLCMYTPVRDSMRNVIPGQQGELIIRLEDTTIFSVTAYKGNSNLGYVCAMIRGMSLDHCGLMTTPLQPPSLRPINSDIPQHCQNTIYKSGLNENVMGTNNNDDMVMLAIRIQAAHQTHRIKTFRVAVGIANATLRHRMCNTGTSWFTQLTDCLDVADHPVAGYSPPGILTELHLHLWNCTVDYRPIHLPLRSMVTLGNFSVSSNIAAHTNTSTLRFIAEDIALFISNKLGKGVDLRRDYVCVMDVGLFELSLRLNDKMCGGAPRVDLRASNNMLHVRTCSDSARALIQLLTYFANDGDLLPNMETAESSITVPSSGDEESLLGNECINTLSKSQVERVNSLMKEAMEETVKGIPSNTDGNTLVDENQVEVFFFPDESRPASQTVPEMCKSSEKCTKTECNIEAEDPNEDFCILGEEAGTGIMPRHGVPEVRWLCQESLRIIDNHFAVPLGKTDLLKAPRHFPAPILRYTLCEMTLIWHMYGGKDFEALQPTAKKQVSINDIVVRPNTAPQDKTRSPWWDGVAFNKSNSNEVHFGSTPNSPRGKCKETTDWQVMGGPGRRHDILMELQLNKVRFQHEVYPENTTEAARQILLVNEIEIRDRLASSHINKFLYQYSSEAKPRQSHANMFAMKAVHVRPDPRLSAQECCLKLSLLPLRLNIDQDSLLFLIEFFNELSNGSKQAQENSSAPNNSQSAPVSKQGTPTHHPPVMSVNDSAPNALTPTNTSQNDSIDPNLLILLEDELMIKENNVNVKPTHEVHEDCQPIYFRSVIFSPEVLVRLDYHGKRVDLTHGPLAGLLMGLAQLNCSELRLKRLTHRHGLLGFDKLVTFLLSEWLQDIKKNQLPSLLGGVGPMHSLVQLFQGIRDLFWLPIEQYQKDGRIFRGLQRGANSFTTSTAMAALELTSRLIHAIQSTAETAYDMVSPGPSVRRKHKGQKGRRKRYNQPLDIREGMANAYMLVKEGLGETANQLVRVASEEHEQKGVSGAVGGVLRQIPPTVVKPIILATEATSNVLGGMQSQLVPDARREAAQKWRQDSNDAN